In the Solanum pennellii chromosome 5, SPENNV200 genome, one interval contains:
- the LOC107019210 gene encoding ribonuclease S-7-like, with the protein MEYLFGIVITLIIIVSSASCDPKTQPPVSSNYHHMQMIMQWPPTFCGRPNKPCKRSVIMLEFPIHGLWPGNATGHTPFTCKVPPNPTTVKKVWLNDRSLKTSLGFYWPSLVSTDEKLWIHEWEKHGYCTSQIVPDVEYFNGAIVFARQVKNMLSELRSVQIIPDNKITYTAANMKKFISEEVLKDKNIHVYISCEKRGHHFYLKQIHICLDKLLKTIISCPKSFLTRGCGTGNDILFPKS; encoded by the exons ATGGAATACTTGTTTGGTATTGTtataacattaataataattgtGAGTAGTGCATCTTGTGATCCAAAAACTCAACCACCAGTAAGTAGTAATTATCATCATATGCAGATGATAATGCAATGGCCTCCAACCTTTTGTGGGAGGCCAAATAAACCTTGCAAGCGCTCCGTAATAATGTTGGAATTCCCTATACATGGCCTTTGGCCAGGGAATGCTACAGGTCACACTCCTTTTACGTGTAAGGTTCCTCCAAATCCAACTACGGTCAAAAAAGTG TGGTTAAATGACAGGAGCCTAAAGACTTCATTGGGGTTCTATTGGCCTTCTTTGGTGTCTACAGACGAAAAGTTATGGATACATGAGTGGGAGAAGCATGGGTATTGCACATCACAAATCGTCCCAGATGTTGAATATTTTAATGGGGCAATAGTATTTGCGAGACAAGTGAAAAATATGCTTAGTGAGTTAAGAAGTGTTCAAATAATTCCGGATAATAAAATTACTTACACCGCAGCgaatatgaagaaatttatcTCTGAAGAAGTgttaaaggataaaaatattcaTGTTTACATCTCATGTGAGAAGCGGGGTCATCACTTCTATTTAAAACAAATTCACATCTGCTTAGACAAATTGCTCAAAACAATAATATCTTGCCCAAAAAGTTTTCTCACAAGAGGCTGTGGTACAGGAAACGATATCCTATTTCCAAAAAGCTAG
- the LOC107019209 gene encoding protein SUPPRESSOR OF NIM1 1-like yields the protein MVFSEESTREILVSLPVKSLLRFKCVCKNWGSLISNPSFTVDHCKKKKPLQHLIYDYGAGDDAPNITLVSDKGIDEQKSFHRFAGDRINNLLGSIDGVFFIEGEIGDDILCALWNPANREVRYLPGAPISFEWFALGRHLVFGLEPITKDYKVLYYNECEEYAAIYSCSMDSWKFFKHNTYVFENTSRCEQNMYNTADYLNGCYYWLLNERNNKYRILSFDFGNEAFAKMEGPPRGIEDYTWSVTLMLLGDSLGILNFVEGCINDVWTLGPV from the exons GAAGAATCAACAAGAGAGATTCTAGTGAGTTTGCCTGTGAAATCGTTGCTAAGATTCAAATGTGTGTGCAAAAATTGGGGCAGTCTTATCAGTAACCCTAGCTTCACTGTAGACCACTGTAAGAAGAAGAAACCTTTGCAACACTTGATTTATGATTATGGTGCGGGCGATGATGCTCCTAATATCACTTTGGTTTCTGATAAGGGTATAGATGAACAAAAAAGTTTCCACAGGTTTGCTGGAGATCGTATTAATAACTTGTTAGGTTCTATCGATGGCGTGTTTTTCATAGAAGGAGAAATTGGTGATGACATTTTGTGTGCATTATGGAATCCAGCTAATAGAGAGGTGAGATACCTCCCTGGTGCACCAATTAGCTTTGAATGGTTTGCACTTGGTCGTCATTTAGTGTTCGGATTAGAGCCTATAACCAAGGATTATAAAGTGCTTTATTATAATGAATGTGAAGAATATGCAGCGATCTACTCATGTTCTATGGATTCATGGAAATTCTTCAAACATAACACATACGTATTTGAAAATACTAGTAGGTGTGAACAAAACATGTATAATACTGCTGATTATTTGAATGGATGTTATTATTGGTTGTTAAACGAGAGgaataataaatatagaattCTTTCGTTTGACTTTGGGAATGAGGCGTTTGCAAAGATGGAAGGGCCACCACGTGGTATCGAGGATTATACTTGGTCGGTAACTCTGATGTTGCTTGGTGACTCCCTTGGCATCTTGAACTTTGTTGAGGGTTGTATTAATGATGTATGG ACATTAGGACCAGTGTAA